From one Butyricimonas faecihominis genomic stretch:
- a CDS encoding DUF262 domain-containing protein: MAQNDSRKTLQILFEEEKYEYIYIPRIQRDYAQGRIDGEATVIRDNILDDVASRKPLSWGIIFGVSEERDLEDGSKKKCFIPIDGQQRLTTLYLLALYGEKKHSVPFGYLTGFNYETRSASRDFLSALVENWYGEKEEGEDLKEHILNQGWFLNYWALDPTVDAVLNMLNAIDSGFKESPEVFQNLDRISFEFLDLNSLNLNETLYLKMNSRGKKLSQFDRIKSEIDKILPDDVVENYDCCFSLYEDETSHLETLSTFAEKWRYCIDREWSNLFWDRTTHNFDIPLLAFLSNWLIVCAGEKYRYIDDLVALNYKNKDFFLPWKFFGGFLNDTNVKKYFEEIASLLNKLCHNHRNIEIVKELISIPTSYPQRALQFGLLSFHGNDYSSEEFKEWKRFIYNYSVNVVSDKESFFAFINRIRNDFASYSTNILPRLAILHEQKGNEPNMQLREEYFKAKILLHNSELSAMIREAEQHPMLNGRLRPLLVDGDNFDETGFAIIWSNFKKWFGDDGDALVFKEDDAGSLHKRSAFARAFTKQVVRQNQFFNDWRVLDFAAGTLKDRLQRDRFNKIFRSCLMSDNLDDIEKLECENENEIEFIQAKETLLQPSVIEGILKWSIGSRLRFRWYHNSRCFYPENGKNSGDRIGIDRLNDSPGWDRNRNHTLAYLQSKSYIIDAMPVSDDESVALWWGSDIRLYHSEYPDIILWWNEDYNLGIINKETYKWIKRREPIEGKNPNFMFGTVGMNEDEIEHEIDTLIKDYLEEQNEHLIERE; this comes from the coding sequence ATGGCACAGAATGACTCAAGAAAGACTCTTCAAATATTGTTTGAAGAAGAAAAATACGAATACATCTATATTCCACGTATTCAACGTGATTATGCACAAGGTAGAATTGATGGCGAAGCCACTGTGATACGAGATAATATTCTTGACGATGTGGCTTCACGCAAACCATTGTCTTGGGGTATAATATTTGGAGTTTCAGAGGAAAGAGATTTGGAAGATGGCAGCAAGAAGAAATGCTTTATTCCAATCGATGGCCAACAACGTCTCACTACGCTCTATCTTCTTGCACTATATGGTGAAAAAAAGCATAGTGTACCATTCGGATACCTGACGGGATTCAACTATGAGACTCGCAGTGCATCGCGTGATTTCTTGTCTGCCCTGGTAGAAAATTGGTATGGAGAAAAAGAAGAAGGCGAAGATTTAAAAGAACATATACTCAACCAAGGATGGTTTTTAAATTATTGGGCTCTTGACCCAACGGTAGATGCTGTTCTCAATATGTTGAATGCTATCGACTCAGGCTTTAAAGAATCTCCTGAGGTATTTCAGAATCTGGATAGAATCAGTTTTGAGTTTTTGGATCTCAATAGTCTGAATCTCAATGAGACACTCTATCTCAAAATGAACTCTCGCGGCAAGAAGTTGTCTCAGTTTGACAGGATTAAATCTGAAATTGATAAAATCTTGCCGGACGATGTTGTTGAGAACTACGATTGCTGTTTTTCGCTTTATGAAGATGAGACTTCTCACCTAGAGACGCTTTCCACTTTTGCGGAAAAATGGAGATATTGCATAGACCGAGAATGGAGTAATCTTTTCTGGGACCGAACCACCCATAATTTCGATATTCCATTGTTAGCATTTCTTTCAAATTGGCTTATCGTTTGTGCTGGAGAAAAATATCGATATATCGATGATCTTGTGGCACTGAACTACAAGAATAAAGATTTCTTTCTGCCTTGGAAATTCTTTGGAGGTTTCTTGAACGATACTAATGTGAAAAAATACTTTGAGGAAATCGCCTCCTTGCTAAATAAGCTTTGCCATAATCATCGGAATATTGAGATAGTAAAAGAACTTATTTCTATCCCAACCTCATACCCACAGCGAGCACTGCAATTTGGATTGCTCTCCTTTCATGGTAATGATTACTCTTCCGAAGAGTTTAAGGAATGGAAGCGTTTCATTTATAACTATTCTGTAAATGTTGTCAGTGATAAAGAATCGTTCTTTGCTTTTATAAATAGAATAAGGAATGATTTTGCTTCCTACTCCACCAATATCCTTCCTCGTTTGGCCATTTTACACGAACAAAAGGGCAACGAACCCAATATGCAACTTCGCGAAGAATACTTTAAAGCAAAAATCCTGCTTCATAACAGTGAACTGTCTGCAATGATTCGTGAAGCAGAACAGCATCCCATGCTTAATGGGCGTTTGCGTCCGCTCCTTGTTGATGGCGACAACTTTGACGAAACTGGTTTTGCAATAATATGGTCAAACTTCAAAAAATGGTTTGGTGATGATGGTGATGCTTTAGTATTTAAGGAAGATGATGCTGGCTCTTTGCACAAACGTTCGGCATTTGCTCGCGCGTTCACAAAACAAGTTGTAAGGCAAAATCAATTCTTTAATGATTGGCGTGTGCTTGATTTTGCGGCAGGTACACTCAAAGACAGGTTACAAAGGGACAGATTTAATAAAATTTTCCGCTCTTGTCTTATGTCTGATAACCTTGATGATATTGAGAAGTTGGAATGCGAGAACGAGAATGAGATTGAATTTATTCAAGCTAAAGAAACCTTGCTTCAACCTAGTGTAATAGAAGGCATTCTAAAATGGAGCATAGGTAGTCGTCTAAGATTCAGATGGTATCACAACTCTAGGTGTTTCTATCCTGAAAATGGGAAAAATTCAGGTGATAGAATTGGAATTGACCGCCTAAATGATAGTCCAGGTTGGGATCGGAACCGTAATCATACGCTAGCCTATTTACAATCTAAGTCGTATATTATTGATGCAATGCCTGTATCTGATGATGAATCAGTGGCTTTGTGGTGGGGAAGTGATATACGGCTCTATCATTCTGAATATCCAGATATAATTCTTTGGTGGAATGAAGATTATAACCTTGGTATTATCAATAAAGAAACATACAAGTGGATAAAGCGACGTGAACCTATTGAAGGTAAAAATCCTAATTTTATGTTTGGTACAGTTGGAATGAACGAGGATGAGATTGAACATGAAATAGATACACTTATCAAAGATTATCTTGAAGAACAAAATGAGCATTTAATAGAAAGAGAGTAA